A stretch of the Flavobacterium aquiphilum genome encodes the following:
- a CDS encoding MutS-related protein, protein MDIYKSNSQNYSEDLKKINAKYNTISFIRLISGLLLLVSLYYYIKTGESMFVATAIALFSGFLVLMRIHSKLSFQKKIKSALVAINENEIAYLERKSIPFENGSEFNDFHHPYAYDLDIFGEHSLFQNLNRTATFIGKKTLAKQLLTLLPNEEILENQQAVKELKEKLNWRQEFLAITKVGQDSEGFYKTLLQWSVFNSKPLSKGAVIISYLFPGLLLCCFLGYMITSNTTFLSYLSFLFVCNLMILGNFTKRIQMEIAQSENINTIISQYSLLVQKIENENFKSKKLKDLQQKLNFKNQKASAHLKKLAELFSNMETIGNFVTALLFNGTFLFNLHVLKSMIAWKKEHAPVLKEWLEVIGEFEMLNSLANFSYNNPDFVFPTLNSDFKIDFSNLSHPLLNPKTRVGNEVQFYPQSFMILTGSNMSGKSTFLRSLGINMVLSGIGSPVCASQANVHPLPVLVSMRLSDSLSDSESYFFAEIKRLKQIMDELEIRPAFVLLDEILRGTNSDDKRNGTIEVVKKVIDKKAIGAIATHDIEVCLTTNEFPDILTNKCFEVEIFNNELHFDYKLREGICKNKSATFLMKKMGVI, encoded by the coding sequence ATGGATATATATAAAAGCAATAGTCAAAACTATTCTGAGGATTTAAAGAAAATAAATGCCAAATACAATACAATTAGTTTTATCAGATTGATAAGTGGTTTACTGTTATTAGTAAGCTTATACTATTACATAAAAACCGGAGAATCAATGTTTGTTGCCACGGCAATAGCGTTGTTTTCCGGTTTTCTCGTTTTGATGCGAATCCATTCGAAATTGTCTTTTCAAAAAAAGATAAAAAGTGCATTGGTAGCAATCAACGAGAATGAAATAGCTTATTTGGAGCGAAAATCAATTCCTTTTGAAAATGGATCCGAATTCAATGACTTTCATCATCCGTATGCTTATGATTTGGATATTTTTGGAGAACATTCTTTATTTCAAAACCTAAACAGAACTGCCACTTTTATTGGAAAAAAAACGTTGGCAAAGCAATTATTGACGCTTTTGCCGAATGAAGAAATACTGGAAAATCAGCAGGCTGTAAAGGAATTAAAGGAGAAGCTGAATTGGAGACAGGAGTTTTTGGCAATTACCAAAGTAGGTCAAGACTCTGAAGGATTTTATAAAACCCTGTTGCAGTGGAGTGTCTTTAATAGTAAGCCTTTGTCTAAAGGAGCTGTCATTATTTCATATTTGTTTCCAGGGCTGCTTTTATGTTGTTTTCTGGGGTATATGATAACTTCAAATACGACTTTTCTTTCTTATTTATCATTTCTGTTTGTTTGCAATTTGATGATTTTAGGGAATTTTACAAAGCGGATTCAAATGGAAATTGCTCAATCCGAAAATATCAATACAATAATCAGTCAATACAGCTTGTTGGTTCAAAAAATTGAAAACGAAAATTTTAAGTCGAAGAAACTGAAAGATTTGCAACAAAAATTAAACTTTAAAAACCAAAAGGCTAGTGCACATCTTAAAAAACTAGCAGAGTTGTTTTCTAATATGGAAACTATCGGGAATTTTGTTACTGCTTTATTGTTTAACGGAACATTTCTTTTTAATCTTCATGTTTTAAAATCAATGATTGCTTGGAAAAAAGAACACGCTCCTGTTTTGAAAGAATGGTTGGAGGTCATTGGCGAATTTGAAATGCTAAACAGTTTGGCAAATTTCTCGTATAATAATCCAGATTTTGTATTTCCTACATTGAATTCTGATTTTAAAATTGATTTTTCTAATTTAAGCCATCCTTTATTGAACCCGAAAACAAGGGTAGGGAATGAGGTGCAGTTTTATCCGCAATCTTTCATGATTTTGACGGGATCCAATATGTCCGGCAAGAGCACTTTCCTGCGCAGTTTAGGAATTAACATGGTACTTTCGGGGATTGGCTCTCCTGTTTGTGCGAGTCAGGCAAATGTGCATCCACTTCCTGTTTTGGTTTCTATGCGACTTTCAGATTCGTTATCTGACAGCGAATCTTACTTCTTTGCTGAAATCAAACGATTAAAGCAAATCATGGATGAATTGGAAATAAGACCTGCTTTTGTCCTTTTGGATGAAATTCTGCGTGGGACTAATTCTGATGATAAACGAAATGGAACCATTGAAGTGGTCAAAAAAGTAATTGACAAAAAAGCAATCGGAGCCATCGCCACACACGATATAGAAGTGTGTTTGACTACTAATGAATTTCCAGATATTCTTACCAACAAATGTTTTGAAGTTGAAATTTTCAACAATGAATTGCATTTTGATTACAAACTTCGTGAAGGTATTTGCAAAAATAAAAGTGCTACTTTCCTGATGAAAAAGATGGGAGTTATTTAA
- a CDS encoding membrane metalloprotease, which produces MKGKIITLILFFVLIISCSKEDDGGEMTVGGNPVANNQKTLGASSHDLLADDTFKSMVIEVAYVQGYEPSATAINNFVAFLTERVNKPLGINVVKKPIASPGKATFTNQDIVAIEDANRTEYNSSNQIAVWAFFVDGASSSNTSTSYILGTAYRNTSFVIFEKTIQGLSDSPFEPNRSLLETTVIEHEFGHILGLVNLGAKMQTNHEDTVHAKHCNVQSCLMYWDSESGSSIGNMVSGGTVPKLDSQCLADLKANGGK; this is translated from the coding sequence ATGAAAGGAAAAATTATTACTTTGATACTGTTTTTTGTCTTAATCATTTCTTGTTCGAAAGAAGATGATGGAGGTGAAATGACAGTGGGTGGAAATCCAGTTGCCAATAATCAAAAAACTTTAGGGGCATCTTCCCATGATTTATTGGCTGATGATACTTTCAAAAGTATGGTCATCGAAGTGGCTTATGTTCAGGGGTATGAGCCTTCAGCAACAGCAATCAATAATTTTGTTGCTTTTTTGACTGAACGAGTGAATAAACCTCTTGGAATAAATGTTGTAAAAAAGCCTATTGCCTCACCGGGAAAGGCGACGTTTACCAATCAGGATATTGTTGCGATTGAAGATGCCAACAGAACCGAATACAATTCTTCAAACCAAATTGCTGTCTGGGCTTTTTTCGTTGATGGAGCGTCGTCCAGTAATACGAGTACTTCCTATATTCTGGGAACGGCTTACCGAAATACTTCTTTTGTAATTTTTGAAAAAACGATTCAAGGATTGAGTGATAGTCCATTTGAACCCAATAGAAGTTTATTGGAAACGACTGTTATCGAGCATGAATTTGGCCACATACTTGGGTTGGTTAATTTGGGAGCAAAAATGCAAACTAATCACGAAGATACTGTTCATGCCAAACATTGCAATGTACAAAGTTGTTTGATGTATTGGGATTCAGAATCTGGAAGCAGTATTGGTAATATGGTCTCAGGTGGAACGGTTCCAAAATTGGATTCCCAATGCCTAGCCGACTTAAAAGCTAATGGAGGAAAGTAA
- a CDS encoding porin family protein, whose protein sequence is MKKATYLAIALVFGGITVSQAQNYNRKMSGGIKGGYNLASVSFDGDGETDRRHGFHIGVYGESFISENFSIQPELLYSQQGYEIKDASGTFKQKLDYINFPVMLKAYPSKNFFLEVGPQIGLAIKHKEEYDGFFSSSQEYNPDSFDWGMNFGAGFKMNSNISFGARYHLGLGDLYDSSKAYNRVWQFYVGFDL, encoded by the coding sequence ATGAAAAAAGCAACCTACTTAGCAATAGCTTTAGTTTTTGGGGGAATAACAGTATCTCAAGCGCAAAATTATAATCGTAAAATGAGTGGAGGAATAAAAGGAGGCTACAATTTGGCCTCAGTAAGTTTTGATGGCGACGGCGAAACAGATCGGCGTCATGGATTTCATATTGGGGTTTACGGAGAATCTTTTATCAGTGAAAACTTTTCTATCCAACCTGAATTATTGTATTCACAGCAAGGATATGAGATAAAAGATGCCAGCGGAACTTTCAAACAAAAATTAGATTACATCAATTTTCCAGTAATGCTTAAAGCTTATCCTTCAAAGAATTTCTTTTTGGAAGTTGGTCCGCAAATTGGGTTAGCTATTAAGCATAAAGAAGAATATGATGGATTTTTTAGTAGTTCCCAGGAGTATAACCCAGATAGTTTTGATTGGGGAATGAATTTTGGTGCAGGATTTAAAATGAATTCTAATATAAGTTTTGGAGCACGTTATCATTTAGGTTTAGGAGATTTATATGATAGCAGTAAAGCATATAATCGAGTTTGGCAATTTTATGTTGGATTTGATTTATAG
- the dnaN gene encoding DNA polymerase III subunit beta: MKFIVSSSYLLKQLQVLGSVINNNNTLPILDNFLFELNNNELTVSASDLETTMSASLSIDSTSKGSVAVPAKLLLEILKTFPEQPLTFTVEENSTIEISSNSGKYALAYAPGEEFPKSVNLDEPSVTLVPADVLATAVSKTIFAAGNDDLRPVMSGVFFQFSPEGLIFVATDAHKLVKYARSDVKASQVAEFIMPKKPLNILKSILSTSDAEVKIEYNDSNATFSFDNYILLCRLIDGKYPNYEAVIPKENPNKLMMDRSQLLSSVRRVAIFSNKTTHQIRLKVAGAELNISAEDIDYSNKAEERLTCDYQGDDMQIGFNSRFLTEMLNNLQSDMIMLEMSLPNRAGILTPIDGLEDGETVTMLVMPVMLNS; this comes from the coding sequence ATGAAATTTATAGTATCGAGTTCGTACTTATTAAAACAATTACAAGTTTTAGGTAGCGTTATCAACAATAACAATACTTTACCAATTTTGGACAACTTCTTATTTGAATTAAATAATAACGAATTAACTGTTTCGGCATCCGATTTGGAGACTACTATGTCTGCCTCATTATCTATCGATTCTACCAGTAAAGGAAGTGTTGCTGTACCTGCAAAATTATTATTGGAAATCCTTAAAACCTTTCCGGAACAGCCTTTAACTTTTACTGTAGAAGAAAACAGTACTATAGAAATCAGTTCCAATTCAGGAAAATATGCTTTGGCGTATGCTCCGGGAGAAGAATTTCCAAAATCTGTAAACTTAGACGAACCATCTGTAACACTTGTTCCTGCTGATGTTTTGGCAACTGCAGTTAGCAAAACCATCTTCGCTGCAGGAAATGACGACTTGCGTCCGGTGATGTCTGGAGTTTTCTTCCAATTTTCTCCAGAAGGCTTGATTTTTGTGGCAACAGATGCACACAAATTGGTTAAATACGCACGCTCTGATGTAAAAGCATCACAAGTGGCTGAGTTTATTATGCCAAAAAAACCTTTGAACATTTTAAAAAGTATCTTAAGCACCTCTGATGCTGAAGTAAAAATAGAATACAACGATTCGAATGCAACTTTCTCTTTTGACAACTACATCTTATTATGTCGTTTAATTGATGGAAAATATCCGAATTACGAAGCGGTTATCCCAAAAGAAAACCCTAACAAATTAATGATGGATCGTTCTCAATTGTTGAGTTCAGTACGTCGTGTTGCTATTTTCTCTAACAAAACAACACACCAAATTCGTTTGAAAGTAGCAGGAGCCGAATTAAACATTTCTGCTGAAGATATCGACTACTCAAACAAAGCAGAAGAAAGATTGACTTGTGATTATCAAGGAGACGATATGCAAATCGGTTTCAACTCCCGTTTCTTAACTGAAATGTTGAACAACTTGCAATCAGATATGATAATGCTCGAAATGTCATTACCAAACAGAGCTGGAATTCTAACCCCAATTGACGGATTAGAAGATGGCGAAACCGTAACAATGCTTGTAATGCCAGTTATGCTAAACAGCTAG
- the gldG gene encoding gliding motility-associated ABC transporter substrate-binding protein GldG, with product MKAFNIKNVKSVLITVAVVLVLNIASNFIFHRFDLTQDHRYTLSPTTLKILKDVKNPLSIKVYLQGELPAEFKRLQLESKQLLEEFQAYNSNIIIEFVDPLENKDESMENIKELYRKGLTPINITVDDKGKQSQSMVFPWAIAVYNNKEVNIPLLKNIMGANTTQKVIGSVQHLEYSISDGINKISKNKQKKVAIIKGNGELQERYIAKFLLQVRESYFIAPFTLDSVAKNPNGTLKLLQDYDLAVIAKPTEAFSDEEKLVLDQFIIHGGKTLWLVEQVNAEMDSLYNPSGATLAFPKDLNLNDMLFKYGVRINPDLIKDEQGSPIKLASGEQGSGTQYQDFIWKFAPQVYPTSKHPIVKNLGGIKFDFANAIDTLKNGIKKTVLLQSSPYSKKIGTPVPISLNMVSEKTSPADYLNKGNIPMAVLLEGSFHSMFQNRVLPFEEKSFQTEGKESKMIVISDGDIIKNQLDKQGQPVELGYDQRSGNLYDNKDFMMNCVNYLLDDTGLINIRSKDLDLPLLDKEKVYENYTYTQFITIGLPILILTLFGLGFTFLRKRKYSK from the coding sequence ATGAAAGCATTCAATATAAAAAATGTCAAATCGGTATTGATAACTGTTGCGGTTGTATTGGTTTTAAACATTGCAAGCAATTTTATTTTTCATCGTTTTGATTTAACTCAAGATCATCGTTATACCCTATCCCCTACAACTTTAAAGATTCTTAAAGATGTAAAGAATCCTTTATCCATAAAAGTATATCTCCAAGGAGAATTACCTGCCGAATTCAAACGATTACAATTGGAATCCAAACAACTTTTGGAAGAATTTCAAGCCTATAATTCTAATATCATCATCGAATTTGTGGATCCTTTGGAAAACAAAGACGAAAGTATGGAGAATATTAAAGAGTTATACCGAAAAGGGCTTACTCCAATAAATATTACCGTTGACGACAAAGGAAAGCAATCACAATCGATGGTTTTCCCTTGGGCAATTGCTGTTTACAACAATAAAGAAGTTAATATTCCGCTGTTGAAAAACATTATGGGGGCGAATACCACTCAAAAAGTGATTGGTTCCGTTCAGCATCTTGAATATTCTATTTCAGATGGAATCAATAAAATTTCCAAAAACAAACAAAAGAAAGTTGCCATCATTAAAGGAAATGGTGAACTTCAGGAACGATACATTGCTAAATTCCTGTTGCAGGTGCGCGAAAGTTATTTCATTGCTCCTTTTACTTTGGATTCAGTTGCCAAAAATCCTAATGGAACATTAAAATTATTACAGGATTATGATTTGGCTGTTATTGCAAAACCAACTGAAGCTTTCTCCGATGAAGAAAAACTGGTATTGGACCAATTCATTATCCACGGAGGAAAAACGCTTTGGCTTGTTGAACAAGTCAATGCCGAAATGGACAGTTTATACAATCCGTCAGGAGCAACTTTGGCTTTCCCAAAAGACTTAAACCTTAATGATATGCTCTTCAAATACGGAGTGCGTATCAATCCGGACTTGATTAAAGATGAACAAGGAAGCCCTATAAAACTGGCTAGTGGTGAACAAGGAAGCGGAACCCAATATCAGGATTTTATCTGGAAGTTTGCACCACAAGTTTATCCTACCAGCAAGCATCCGATTGTTAAAAATCTGGGAGGAATCAAATTTGATTTTGCAAATGCGATTGACACATTGAAAAACGGAATCAAGAAAACAGTTTTATTACAATCTTCCCCATATTCCAAAAAAATTGGAACACCGGTACCTATCAGCCTGAATATGGTTTCTGAAAAAACTTCTCCTGCTGATTATCTTAATAAAGGAAATATACCAATGGCGGTTTTACTGGAAGGCTCTTTTCATTCGATGTTTCAAAACCGTGTTCTGCCTTTTGAAGAAAAATCATTCCAAACCGAAGGAAAAGAAAGCAAAATGATCGTGATTTCGGATGGAGATATTATTAAAAACCAATTGGACAAACAAGGACAACCGGTAGAATTGGGCTATGACCAACGATCTGGAAACTTATACGACAACAAAGATTTTATGATGAATTGTGTCAATTATCTATTGGATGACACCGGACTTATTAACATTCGAAGTAAAGATTTAGATTTGCCTTTGCTTGATAAAGAAAAAGTGTATGAAAACTATACCTATACACAATTCATAACTATCGGGCTTCCAATCTTAATCCTAACCCTTTTTGGCCTTGGATTTACATTTCTGAGAAAAAGAAAATACAGTAAATAG
- the gldF gene encoding gliding motility-associated ABC transporter permease subunit GldF gives MKSIVFREIKSFFGSPIGYLVIALFLIGNGLFLWVFEGDYNILNTGFADLTPFFTLAPWILIFLIPAVTMRSFSDEKKQGTLELLLTKPISIWEIVNGKFLGAFLLILMAIIPTVIYVEVVSNLGSPEGNLDIGSTLGSYFGLLFLIAAYSAIGIFTSSVSENQIVSFIIAVFLCFFLYFGFQGLASVLPSFSSLISYFGMQDHYKSMSRGVIDTRDVIYFVSIAVLFLSFTVFNLKSIKS, from the coding sequence ATGAAATCAATCGTATTTCGCGAAATAAAATCCTTTTTTGGTTCTCCAATCGGGTATTTGGTAATCGCTCTTTTCTTGATTGGAAACGGATTATTCCTTTGGGTTTTCGAAGGAGATTACAATATTTTAAATACTGGTTTTGCTGATTTAACACCATTTTTCACTTTGGCTCCATGGATCTTAATTTTCTTAATTCCCGCAGTAACCATGCGCAGTTTTTCGGATGAAAAAAAACAAGGAACGCTCGAATTATTGCTCACAAAACCTATTAGTATCTGGGAAATTGTAAACGGAAAATTCTTAGGTGCTTTTCTACTAATACTTATGGCTATTATTCCAACCGTTATTTATGTCGAAGTGGTTTCGAATTTAGGTTCACCCGAAGGAAATCTTGACATAGGAAGTACTTTGGGCTCTTATTTTGGATTATTGTTCTTAATAGCCGCTTATTCAGCTATTGGAATCTTTACTTCATCGGTTTCAGAGAATCAAATTGTTTCCTTTATAATCGCTGTTTTCCTGTGCTTCTTCCTCTATTTTGGATTTCAAGGATTAGCTTCCGTTTTACCAAGTTTTTCTTCTTTGATTTCCTATTTTGGAATGCAGGATCATTACAAGAGTATGAGCCGTGGCGTTATAGACACCAGAGACGTGATTTATTTCGTTAGTATTGCCGTTTTATTTCTTTCGTTCACAGTGTTTAATCTAAAATCTATTAAATCGTAA
- a CDS encoding putative quinol monooxygenase yields the protein MFVRIVKLSFHEENIPAFLENFNLMKNQIRNAPGNRFLELYQDKNNKSIFFTYSYWETEADLENYRNSELFDKVWTFTKQLFNAKPEAWSVDKLVSLE from the coding sequence ATGTTTGTACGAATAGTAAAACTGAGTTTTCATGAGGAAAATATTCCTGCCTTTCTGGAAAACTTCAACTTAATGAAAAATCAAATTCGAAATGCTCCCGGAAATCGTTTCCTCGAATTGTATCAGGACAAAAACAATAAGAGTATTTTCTTTACCTATAGTTATTGGGAAACAGAAGCTGATTTAGAAAATTATAGAAATTCTGAACTTTTCGATAAAGTATGGACATTTACCAAGCAATTATTCAATGCTAAACCCGAAGCTTGGAGTGTCGATAAATTAGTGAGTTTAGAATAG
- a CDS encoding SAM hydrolase/SAM-dependent halogenase family protein — protein MSIITLTTDYGLKDHFVGALKGKILSEHPEATIVDISHYIDPFNTAEASYIISASYNSFPKGTVHIIGVDSEFNKENQHVVMQWNDHFFVAADNGILSMLSQKIIPQKIVAITIHDRLHNDATDLDVFVKVACHIARGGVLNVIGKEIQNLKQVTDLQVTLSDDGNQLKGNVIYIDHFGNVVTNITKKQFLETAKGRDYEITYRNQSIKTILPYYSAIASSDKYPVKYYEGQKLAIFNEAGFLEIAIFRSNPLTVGSASTLLGLNYRDVVSIQFKS, from the coding sequence ATGTCAATAATTACCCTTACTACCGATTATGGCCTGAAAGATCACTTTGTTGGTGCGTTAAAAGGTAAAATATTATCCGAGCATCCTGAGGCTACAATTGTTGACATTTCCCATTATATCGACCCTTTCAATACAGCAGAAGCCAGCTACATCATTTCGGCCTCTTACAATAGTTTCCCGAAAGGAACTGTTCATATCATTGGTGTCGATTCTGAGTTTAACAAAGAAAATCAACATGTTGTCATGCAATGGAACGATCATTTTTTTGTTGCAGCTGACAATGGAATATTGAGTATGCTTTCGCAAAAAATTATTCCTCAAAAAATAGTAGCCATTACCATTCACGACCGATTACACAACGATGCAACCGATTTGGATGTTTTTGTAAAAGTAGCTTGTCATATCGCAAGAGGCGGTGTCCTCAATGTTATTGGAAAAGAAATCCAAAACCTAAAACAAGTAACCGATTTACAGGTAACTCTTTCGGATGACGGGAATCAACTAAAAGGAAATGTAATTTATATTGACCATTTTGGGAATGTGGTAACCAATATTACCAAAAAGCAGTTTCTGGAAACTGCCAAAGGAAGGGATTACGAAATCACATACAGAAATCAATCTATCAAAACTATTTTGCCTTATTATTCAGCCATTGCAAGTTCTGATAAATATCCTGTAAAATATTATGAAGGTCAAAAATTGGCTATTTTCAATGAAGCCGGTTTTCTCGAAATTGCTATTTTCAGAAGCAACCCTTTAACTGTAGGATCAGCCAGTACTTTACTCGGACTTAATTATAGAGATGTGGTTTCTATTCAATTTAAAAGCTAA
- a CDS encoding PhoH family protein, with protein MNERIIELIDIAPKDFWGTQDSHLESIKKYYPKLKIVARGTTLKAFGDKDVLDEFEKRFQRLMLHFTRYNTIDDNVIERVIQSDDQDDRKAFDHDKILVHGVGGKIIKAMTPNQQLLVDTLNKNDMVFAVGPAGTGKTYTGVAMAVKALKEKQVKRIILTRPAVEAGENLGFLPGDMKEKLDPYMQPLYDALRDMLPNEKLEDYISKGIIQIAPLAFMRGRTLDHAFVILDEAQNTTHSQMKMFLTRMGKSAKFMITGDPGQVDLPRRTISGLKEALLVLKDIDGIGIIYLDDKDIVRHRLVKKVIDAYKQIENNDY; from the coding sequence TTGAACGAAAGAATAATCGAGCTCATCGACATTGCTCCAAAAGATTTTTGGGGCACTCAGGACTCACACTTAGAGTCAATCAAGAAATATTATCCAAAACTTAAAATCGTCGCAAGGGGAACTACTCTAAAGGCTTTTGGAGATAAAGATGTTCTCGACGAATTTGAAAAGCGGTTTCAGCGTCTAATGTTGCATTTTACAAGGTACAACACTATAGACGATAATGTAATCGAAAGAGTAATTCAGAGCGATGATCAGGATGATAGAAAAGCTTTTGACCATGACAAAATATTGGTTCATGGGGTAGGAGGGAAAATCATCAAAGCGATGACTCCTAATCAGCAATTACTGGTTGATACATTAAACAAAAACGATATGGTTTTTGCTGTTGGTCCAGCCGGTACCGGAAAGACCTATACAGGTGTTGCCATGGCTGTAAAGGCGTTGAAGGAGAAACAAGTTAAACGTATCATTTTGACCCGGCCAGCGGTTGAAGCTGGAGAAAATCTTGGTTTTCTTCCGGGAGACATGAAAGAAAAGCTGGATCCCTATATGCAGCCTTTGTATGATGCTTTAAGGGATATGTTGCCTAATGAAAAATTGGAAGATTATATCTCAAAAGGAATTATTCAAATTGCACCTTTGGCTTTCATGCGTGGACGGACACTAGATCATGCTTTTGTGATTTTGGATGAAGCCCAAAATACTACCCATTCGCAAATGAAAATGTTTTTGACCCGTATGGGAAAAAGCGCAAAGTTCATGATTACAGGTGATCCTGGTCAGGTAGATTTGCCTAGAAGAACAATTTCAGGACTTAAAGAAGCCTTGTTGGTTTTGAAGGACATTGACGGAATTGGTATTATTTACTTGGATGATAAGGATATTGTACGCCATCGATTGGTTAAAAAAGTAATCGATGCTTATAAACAAATTGAAAATAACGATTATTAA
- a CDS encoding Cof-type HAD-IIB family hydrolase has protein sequence MSKKKIKVVISDLDGTLLNSDHTISAYTKSVFQELHKQNYLIIVATGRHHMDAMAIISSLELPVYLVTSNGARIHSPQKELLYSYNLKSDAVKSILSLDIDPEITTVIFKETVWQTSKTNKKLNAFQKDLAYPPEVVVFSELEDYSAIKIFFTHEDHQKLVKLKNQILENHSDDFHHAFSLPICLEFMDKSVDKSVAIAKILEKEGYSFEEAISFGDGFNDERMLDAAGIGLIMGNAPENLKNKLPHLEVISNNNEDGVARYLSEALEVFSISVK, from the coding sequence ATGTCGAAGAAAAAAATAAAGGTAGTAATTAGCGATTTAGACGGTACATTACTTAACTCAGATCACACTATATCAGCCTATACCAAATCTGTTTTTCAGGAATTACATAAACAGAATTATCTTATTATTGTTGCAACTGGCCGTCACCACATGGATGCAATGGCAATCATCAGTAGTTTAGAACTTCCCGTTTATTTAGTGACTTCAAATGGAGCAAGAATTCATTCACCTCAAAAAGAACTCTTGTATTCTTATAACTTAAAATCGGATGCCGTAAAATCGATTTTGTCATTGGATATCGATCCGGAAATTACCACAGTTATTTTCAAAGAAACTGTTTGGCAAACTTCCAAAACCAATAAAAAGCTAAATGCTTTTCAAAAAGATTTGGCCTATCCACCAGAAGTGGTAGTTTTTTCTGAATTGGAAGATTATAGTGCAATAAAAATATTTTTCACACATGAAGATCATCAAAAATTGGTTAAATTAAAAAATCAAATTCTAGAGAATCATTCCGACGATTTTCATCATGCTTTTAGTTTGCCTATTTGTTTGGAATTTATGGATAAATCGGTTGATAAAAGTGTTGCCATTGCAAAGATTTTAGAAAAAGAAGGCTACTCTTTCGAAGAAGCCATTTCGTTTGGCGATGGTTTTAATGATGAAAGAATGCTTGATGCTGCCGGAATTGGTTTAATTATGGGGAATGCCCCTGAGAATTTAAAAAACAAATTGCCTCATCTGGAAGTGATTTCGAATAATAATGAAGATGGTGTAGCCCGATATTTAAGCGAAGCTTTAGAAGTATTTAGTATTTCGGTTAAATAA